One Gracilinanus agilis isolate LMUSP501 unplaced genomic scaffold, AgileGrace unplaced_scaffold29009, whole genome shotgun sequence genomic window, CAATTTTATTTCTCTCAGATCAATTTCATCACTTGTAAAGTGAGAAGGTTGAATAAATCATCTCTAAGGTCAAttctagcactaaatctatgCTTTCATGAACTAATATTCTTGTTAGTCCTGAATTTTCTCTTCAGAACTACTAGTTTACCATCTATAGCCCAATTTCCTCTAAGTGAGGTATTCTTTTTTTACACCAATGCTATCATGtactacatatttccatattccccatctAGTAAAGGATGACATATGTCCCTCATATGAGAAGAAACTcgtgaaggaaagaaagtgaaaaattgtctgcttcaatctggattcagattccaactgtttctttctagctgtggataggatttatttttaaatggatagcatttttcatcatgagttcctaaATTAGGTATTCTTAACCTGGTGGTGAGGGGTGAGGGGTATCtacaaacatatttaaaattaaaaatctgtattaaaatataaattattaaggtatggagccaagatggcaactTATTATTAGTAAAAGCTGAAAGCACTGACAGTCCTtccaaaccagtctttaaaaagtgTCTCAAAACAATAGGAGTCAAAAACTAACAAGATGGAATGAGGCAGATCTTCTACTGAATATAACTTGAAAGGTAAACAGAGACTGTTGATTTTCATGTAACAAGAACTGAACTAAAAGTTGAACTGAAAGCAAAACTGCATCCACAGGAGTACTGGCTGACTACCTCTAGATCTTCTATGCTAGGTTTCAAGCTTGGGTATAGGCCAATTTTGAGTCTGCCTACACCAACAACAAGGCACCTCACATGCCAGACCAACCCCTTGAAGACTTAGGACTTGCCACCAGCCCACAGGGAGGCATGGAAGTCCATAGAACTTCACGCTTTCAAGCCTGATAAAGCCCTTAATACCAAGTCAAAATAATTCAGAGTGCTGAATCCTGCAAGCCAtcagctttcagaactcccagaccacaggcaaaaaaaaagactagaaaaatgagcaaatagaaaagaaacaccTAATCCTAGAAAACTTCTATGGAGataaagagcaaggcacagagtcAATAGGGGATGGTGAAATCCAAGCAACCTTATGAAAAACTTCAACAAAAAGTAGAAATTAGTCTCAGATGTtagaagaattcaaaaaggaatttaaaaatcaaataaggcaggtcaaaggaaaatgagaaaaagaaatgaaagtaatacaaaaagaaaataacagcttaaaaagcaaaattgttcaaatggaaaaagaggcacaaaaatccagtgaagaaaagagtgccatgaaaagtagaatggaccaaatgggaaaaaaaatcaaaaagtcatggaaaaattttattctttaaaaattagaattgggcatatagaaactaatgatcccatgagacatcaagaaacactaaaacaaaatcaaaagagtgaaaaaaatagaagaaaatatggaatGTCTCGAAAAAATAACTGATCTGAAGAATAGATTCATGAAagacaatttaaggattattaGACTAAATGATAGTCATGATAAAAATTAGCCTCATTGAAGAaagctgccctgatattcttgaacaagagtgtaagatagaaattgaaagaatctacaaatcacctcctgcaataatctccaaatgacaactcccagaaatgttatagccaagttaatttctctttccccttttcttctgcctttcttaattggtttttgaagtcctttttgagttcttccagagtcCATGTCcaaaccatatttttcttttggtctttgattgtgtttcctttgctttcactgatcccttctgtgtctgcacctttttctttgtctccataaaaagtcttcATATATAGGTACTTTTttagtcatttactcatttttcctatctaattataggtagactctgttttctgggaagttggggtaccctcttaaatttcagtccttctttgattttattctcaacttattttctgggttattactagtttaccagatagTATAAGGGCTAAGAGCGCTGAGAGACCCCTCCACctactgattcaattgacccttgcatgttgatagcttaaagactttttaagtctttttttaagaGACAGAGGAGCAGAAACATTTCTCAGTAAGAGTCAGTTAACTGACAGCCTCTGTGAAAGGGAGTGGAAGGTTCAGTTACCtcagagatggaggaggagatAAGTAAAAGAACAGTTTGACAATTAGGGCTTTTATCCCTGGGTTCCCTAGAGAGCAGGAGTCTGTCTCTGTGCCTCTGAGACTGACAGTTGAGACTAAGTGACAGTTGgggataaagaaaatgaatttaagacCTTAACAGGCTGTAAGGAGTTTGTAGGTGATTAACTTAGGTAGTTAGTTAGATAGTGATTAAATTCTTAGATAGTCAGTGTAGGTGGAGTAGTCTGGGCCTGGCCCTGGCAGAAGAAACTGCGCCCAAAGGCAGATAggtttagggttttttagaaatttttagttAGTGTAGGGattttaggtatagttataagattagtctcactttcctcctttctatctcttatctgATCTTCCCTCAAAATAAACTAATTGTTTTGTGTTTATTGACtaaactgctctcctgacttttgttcaaactcctataGAACTTTTATCCTTTCAcaggaggaaaagaataaaaggagaaagggcaggataaatagaagaaaacaagatgtaggggaatacacagatggtaatcataacttcaaatgtaaatgggatgaattcacccataaaatggaagaggatagcagagtggatttaaaaaaaaaaggaattgtaccatatattgtttataatttgaggcaggtagacacagagtaaaggtaaaggatgggagcagaatttattgggcttcaactgagacaaaaaaaataggagtagtaatcatgatttcagacaaagctaaagcaaaactaaatctgattaaaagagataagggggATGTGGCGGGGCAGGCCTCAGGGGCGGAGGCAAGTCCCAGAGTGCAGGTGAGCCCACTGGCTCTTGCCCCACCCAAGAAGATATGACTGTTGGGCTGGGCTGGACTGGGCTCTTCCCAGCTCCCCACCTGCCTGGGTCCTCTTTGCTTCTGCTTCTGGCTTTCAGTCACTGGCACAGGTAACTGAAAGTCCAAGCTGACGGTGGTGCTAGAGCCCCAGTCCAGGCAGCTGAAGCTCAGGACCCTCTCTAGACATGGAAGGCCAGATACCTTATGATGATTATCTGTTGGTCTTCCTGGCCCCCTGTGAGAATCCCCAAGCCTGGATTCCTCCTCATGAGAGGGTCTACCACCCAGACTACAACAATGAATTGACCCAGTTCCTGCCTCGGACTATCACACTGAAGAAGCCCCCGGAGCCCAGTTGGGTTTTAACATCCATGGGGGAAAGGCATCCCAGCTGGGTGTCTTCATCTCCAAGGTGATTCCTGACTCAGATGCACACTGGGCAGGACTACAGGAAGGAGACCAGGTCTTGGCAGTGAATGAAGTAGATTTCCAAGACATTGAACATACCAAGGTTGTGGAGATCCTGAAGACAGCCCGGGAGATCAACCCGCGGGTCAGATTCTTCCCCTAAAACTACCATCGCCAGAAGGGGAGGACTGTGCACTAGGAGCTACACCCATTCTCTGCATGTAAACTCTACCTGGAATACTTGACTGACATAGTAACCGCCTGGGAAACCCTGCACTGAACCAGACCTCAGCCTGCACTGCCCTGGCTTACACTAcacttttcctcattttctagatgggcTTCAGGTCTAGTAAAGGCAAGGGAACCTTTTCAAGGTGAGGAAAATCCCCTTCCTCTGGGCCAGCATTGATCTAAGACAGGAAACCCAATGGAAACTtcaccttccttccctccctggaCCTCTcgcccctccccccatccctagagaaataaaaggaaaatttggggggaaaaaagagagataaggaaagtaattacatcttgtaatatcagtacttaatatatatgtaccaaatggttaagcatccagatttttaaaggagaggcTAAAGGACTTTAAGGAGGAAATAgccagtaaaactatactaaaaccaaaacaaaagagAGGAACTTCAAACTTCTCCtatcagaaatagataaatctaaccaaaaaatacataagaaagaagtaaagaaagtgaagaaaatttaagaaaaattagatttaatagatttctagagaaaattgaagaggactaaaaagaaatataccttcctttcaacagcacatggaacatatacaaaaattcaccatgtaatagggaataaaacttcataaccaaatgcagaaaagtagaagtaataaatgtaactttttcagaacataatgcaataaaaattataattaataagggttcttgaaaaggcaaattaaaaattaattggaaaccaaataatccaattcttcaaaataagtagataaaagaacaaatagtacaaacaatcactgatttcattgaagagaatgacaatgaggaaactacatataataatttatgggatacaaccaaagcaatactcaggggaaaatatgtGCCCCTGAattcttatataaataaaacagagagaaagcagatcaattaattgggcatgcatgaaaacaaactagaaagacaataaattaaaaattcctaattaaagactaaaatggaaattgtaaaaattaaaagagaaattaaataaaattgaaattaaaagaactattgaattcattaataagactaggagctggttctatgaaaaaaatcaataaaacagagcattggttaatttgatttaaagaaataaaagaagagaataaaattacagcatcaaaagtgaaaagggtgattttgcctctaatgaagaagaaattaaagcaatcattaggagctattttgccca contains:
- the LOC123254679 gene encoding PDZ domain-containing protein 11-like; protein product: MEGQIPYDDYLLVFLAPCENPQAWIPPHERVYHPDYNNELTQFLPRTITLKKPPEPSWVIPDSDAHWAGLQEGDQVLAVNEVDFQDIEHTKVVEILKTAREINPRVRFFP